The following is a genomic window from Thermodesulfovibrionales bacterium.
TCGGATAGATAAGTTTTACGCCACGAATCCGGATCAGATAGAAATGCCTGTGATGAGCGTGCTCTGGGCTACGTCGATCAAGCCTTATATAAAGACCGGCATAGCCGGTCGACCACTGAACTAGAGATCCGACGTTATAAGAGGAAAGGAGAAAAGAGATGAAACGCGCAGCGATCATATTTGTTGGTCTTATTTTGCTTGTTGCGTCTGGGTGTTCCGGAATGAGCAGAACACAACAAACGACTTTGAGCGGGGCTGCCATTGGCGCTGCGGGCGGGGCAGTCGTTGGCGCATTCGCCGGGGGAAGCCCTGCGGTCGGAGCAGTTGTCGGCGC
Proteins encoded in this region:
- a CDS encoding YMGG-like glycine zipper-containing protein, with the translated sequence MKRAAIIFVGLILLVASGCSGMSRTQQTTLSGAAIGAAGGAVVGAFAGGSPAVGAVVGAGIGGVTGYIIGEHGEHHYH